One Ananas comosus cultivar F153 linkage group 23, ASM154086v1, whole genome shotgun sequence genomic window carries:
- the LOC109727799 gene encoding AT-rich interactive domain-containing protein 1-like isoform X3, whose translation MFSVRGSPDSEGSDRVAKSSLAHSGGGAGEEGKIGAKTTISSAVAGTHGAPTLRAPSPSRRRLREDPYTEAEHRTQMAGMYILDDHDSLLRSPHCDHEAEATTPVSLDPVPRPRPLGFPRLLSTSTSPPPPRPWQRRYLGQQGGSRFGRRVLDAAAVDEIHGETTAELTKGRGGEAASPSSSESRKRKRKRDLEEMVRWVRDVAANPCDESKVVKERKRQILVARRAMFVKVEELTDVEEFPNFSGETVLFAPVILSCRKRQKASGWSLEEQHKKPPQADILEWRGPPSEKDISGYKEDPNTLKWVGMRVWPVDGAVIETSVAETGKGRLDMCDCPFPRSMACVRCHIRTARNQLKSELGPAFSSLGFDKMGEEVSNLLTRNEQMRFNALERLNPSSLGKTFWGIVSKHFNSKSLTELVNYFFNVYLPRRMGNQSRLTPSEVESDDDDEEEDDVEEPQDDADMGKSVEASSSGSSRRSQKARRS comes from the exons CTGGAGGAGGCGCGGGCGAAGAAGGCAAAATAGGCGCCAAAACCACCATTTCCTCGGCGGTCGCCGGAACCCACGGAGCGCCGACTCTCCGCGCTCCCTCGCCCTCCCGGCGCCGACTTCGCGAAGATCCGTACACAGAGGCGGAGCACCGGACTCAGATGGCCGGCATGTATATCCTCGACGATCACGATTCCCTTCTCCGCTCCCCCCACTGCGATCACGAAGCCGAGGCGACCACCCCCGTTTCCCTCGATCCCGTTCCCCGTCCCCGCCCCCTAGGGTTTCCGAGGCTCCTCTCCACCTcgacctctcctcctccgccccgccCGTGGCAGCGGAGGTACCTCGGCCAACAAGGGGGGAGCCGCTTCGGGCGGAGGGTGCTCGACGCGGCAGCGGTGGACGAGATACATGGGGAGACGACGGCGGAGCTCACTAaggggcgaggcggcgaggcggcgagcccCTCGTCGTCGGAgtcgaggaagaggaagaggaagagggatcTCGAGGAGATGGTGAGGTGGGTGAGGGACGTCGCCGCCAATCCCTGCGACGAGTCCAAGGTCGTGAAGGAGCGGAAGCGGCAGATCCTGGTGGCGCGGCGAGCTATGTTCGTGAAGGTGGAGGAGCTCACCGACGTGGAGGAGTTCCCTAACTTCTCTGGG GAAACTGTGTTGTTTGCTCCTGTGATCCTTTCATGCAGG AAAAGGCAGAAAGCAAGCGGCTGGTCATTGGAAGAACAACACAAGAAACCACCACAG GCCGATATACTGGAGTGGAGAGGGCCCCCGTCAGAGAAAGACATTTCTGGGTACAAAGAAGATCCGAATACCTTGAAGTGGGTAGGCATGCGAGTCTGGCCAGTAGATGGAGCTGTAATAGAAACTAGTGTGGCAGAGACTGGAAAAGGAAGGCTGGATATGTGTGATTGCCCCTTTCCAAGATCCATGGCTTGTGTCAGATGTCATATAAGAACGGCAAGGAATCAACTCAAGTCTGAGTTGGGTCCAGCTTTCTCAAGTTTGGGTTTTGATAAGATGGGAGAAGAAGTTTCTAACTTGTTAACTCGTAACGAGCAGATGAGGTTTAATGCTCTTGAGCGACTGAATCCTTCGTCACTAGGAAAGACTTTTTGGGGCATTGTATCGAAGCATTTCAACTCAAAGAGCTTGACAGAATTGGTGAACTATTTCTTCAATGTTTACCTGCCGAGGCGAATGGGCAACCAGAGCAGATTGACTCCTTCAGAGGTTGAGAGTGATGACGATGATGAGGAGGAAGATGATGTTGAGGAACCCCAGGACGATGCAGACATGGGAAAATCTGTTGAGGCTTCAAGTTCTGGCTCTTCTCGAAG GTCTCAAAAGGCAAGGAGGTCGTGA
- the LOC109727799 gene encoding uncharacterized protein LOC109727799 isoform X1 produces the protein MFSVRGSPDSEGSDRVAKSSLAHSGGGAGEEGKIGAKTTISSAVAGTHGAPTLRAPSPSRRRLREDPYTEAEHRTQMAGMYILDDHDSLLRSPHCDHEAEATTPVSLDPVPRPRPLGFPRLLSTSTSPPPPRPWQRRYLGQQGGSRFGRRVLDAAAVDEIHGETTAELTKGRGGEAASPSSSESRKRKRKRDLEEMVRWVRDVAANPCDESKVVKERKRQILVARRAMFVKVEELTDVEEFPNFSGETVLFAPVILSCRKRQKASGWSLEEQHKKPPQVPLRRSQRIPKIVKIASTYLVKKKLGRGEQFQADILEWRGPPSEKDISGYKEDPNTLKWVGMRVWPVDGAVIETSVAETGKGRLDMCDCPFPRSMACVRCHIRTARNQLKSELGPAFSSLGFDKMGEEVSNLLTRNEQMRFNALERLNPSSLGKTFWGIVSKHFNSKSLTELVNYFFNVYLPRRMGNQSRLTPSEVESDDDDEEEDDVEEPQDDADMGKSVEASSSGSSRRSQKARRS, from the exons CTGGAGGAGGCGCGGGCGAAGAAGGCAAAATAGGCGCCAAAACCACCATTTCCTCGGCGGTCGCCGGAACCCACGGAGCGCCGACTCTCCGCGCTCCCTCGCCCTCCCGGCGCCGACTTCGCGAAGATCCGTACACAGAGGCGGAGCACCGGACTCAGATGGCCGGCATGTATATCCTCGACGATCACGATTCCCTTCTCCGCTCCCCCCACTGCGATCACGAAGCCGAGGCGACCACCCCCGTTTCCCTCGATCCCGTTCCCCGTCCCCGCCCCCTAGGGTTTCCGAGGCTCCTCTCCACCTcgacctctcctcctccgccccgccCGTGGCAGCGGAGGTACCTCGGCCAACAAGGGGGGAGCCGCTTCGGGCGGAGGGTGCTCGACGCGGCAGCGGTGGACGAGATACATGGGGAGACGACGGCGGAGCTCACTAaggggcgaggcggcgaggcggcgagcccCTCGTCGTCGGAgtcgaggaagaggaagaggaagagggatcTCGAGGAGATGGTGAGGTGGGTGAGGGACGTCGCCGCCAATCCCTGCGACGAGTCCAAGGTCGTGAAGGAGCGGAAGCGGCAGATCCTGGTGGCGCGGCGAGCTATGTTCGTGAAGGTGGAGGAGCTCACCGACGTGGAGGAGTTCCCTAACTTCTCTGGG GAAACTGTGTTGTTTGCTCCTGTGATCCTTTCATGCAGG AAAAGGCAGAAAGCAAGCGGCTGGTCATTGGAAGAACAACACAAGAAACCACCACAGGTACCATTACGGAGATCCCAGAGAATACCTAAAATAGTTAAGATTGCATCCACTTACCTCGTGAAGAAAAAACTTGGAAGGGGTGAACAATTTCAGGCCGATATACTGGAGTGGAGAGGGCCCCCGTCAGAGAAAGACATTTCTGGGTACAAAGAAGATCCGAATACCTTGAAGTGGGTAGGCATGCGAGTCTGGCCAGTAGATGGAGCTGTAATAGAAACTAGTGTGGCAGAGACTGGAAAAGGAAGGCTGGATATGTGTGATTGCCCCTTTCCAAGATCCATGGCTTGTGTCAGATGTCATATAAGAACGGCAAGGAATCAACTCAAGTCTGAGTTGGGTCCAGCTTTCTCAAGTTTGGGTTTTGATAAGATGGGAGAAGAAGTTTCTAACTTGTTAACTCGTAACGAGCAGATGAGGTTTAATGCTCTTGAGCGACTGAATCCTTCGTCACTAGGAAAGACTTTTTGGGGCATTGTATCGAAGCATTTCAACTCAAAGAGCTTGACAGAATTGGTGAACTATTTCTTCAATGTTTACCTGCCGAGGCGAATGGGCAACCAGAGCAGATTGACTCCTTCAGAGGTTGAGAGTGATGACGATGATGAGGAGGAAGATGATGTTGAGGAACCCCAGGACGATGCAGACATGGGAAAATCTGTTGAGGCTTCAAGTTCTGGCTCTTCTCGAAG GTCTCAAAAGGCAAGGAGGTCGTGA
- the LOC109727799 gene encoding AT-rich interactive domain-containing protein 1-like isoform X2, which yields MFSVRGSPDSEGSDRVAKSSLAHSGGGAGEEGKIGAKTTISSAVAGTHGAPTLRAPSPSRRRLREDPYTEAEHRTQMAGMYILDDHDSLLRSPHCDHEAEATTPVSLDPVPRPRPLGFPRLLSTSTSPPPPRPWQRRYLGQQGGSRFGRRVLDAAAVDEIHGETTAELTKGRGGEAASPSSSESRKRKRKRDLEEMVRWVRDVAANPCDESKVVKERKRQILVARRAMFVKVEELTDVEEFPNFSGKRQKASGWSLEEQHKKPPQVPLRRSQRIPKIVKIASTYLVKKKLGRGEQFQADILEWRGPPSEKDISGYKEDPNTLKWVGMRVWPVDGAVIETSVAETGKGRLDMCDCPFPRSMACVRCHIRTARNQLKSELGPAFSSLGFDKMGEEVSNLLTRNEQMRFNALERLNPSSLGKTFWGIVSKHFNSKSLTELVNYFFNVYLPRRMGNQSRLTPSEVESDDDDEEEDDVEEPQDDADMGKSVEASSSGSSRRSQKARRS from the exons CTGGAGGAGGCGCGGGCGAAGAAGGCAAAATAGGCGCCAAAACCACCATTTCCTCGGCGGTCGCCGGAACCCACGGAGCGCCGACTCTCCGCGCTCCCTCGCCCTCCCGGCGCCGACTTCGCGAAGATCCGTACACAGAGGCGGAGCACCGGACTCAGATGGCCGGCATGTATATCCTCGACGATCACGATTCCCTTCTCCGCTCCCCCCACTGCGATCACGAAGCCGAGGCGACCACCCCCGTTTCCCTCGATCCCGTTCCCCGTCCCCGCCCCCTAGGGTTTCCGAGGCTCCTCTCCACCTcgacctctcctcctccgccccgccCGTGGCAGCGGAGGTACCTCGGCCAACAAGGGGGGAGCCGCTTCGGGCGGAGGGTGCTCGACGCGGCAGCGGTGGACGAGATACATGGGGAGACGACGGCGGAGCTCACTAaggggcgaggcggcgaggcggcgagcccCTCGTCGTCGGAgtcgaggaagaggaagaggaagagggatcTCGAGGAGATGGTGAGGTGGGTGAGGGACGTCGCCGCCAATCCCTGCGACGAGTCCAAGGTCGTGAAGGAGCGGAAGCGGCAGATCCTGGTGGCGCGGCGAGCTATGTTCGTGAAGGTGGAGGAGCTCACCGACGTGGAGGAGTTCCCTAACTTCTCTGGG AAAAGGCAGAAAGCAAGCGGCTGGTCATTGGAAGAACAACACAAGAAACCACCACAGGTACCATTACGGAGATCCCAGAGAATACCTAAAATAGTTAAGATTGCATCCACTTACCTCGTGAAGAAAAAACTTGGAAGGGGTGAACAATTTCAGGCCGATATACTGGAGTGGAGAGGGCCCCCGTCAGAGAAAGACATTTCTGGGTACAAAGAAGATCCGAATACCTTGAAGTGGGTAGGCATGCGAGTCTGGCCAGTAGATGGAGCTGTAATAGAAACTAGTGTGGCAGAGACTGGAAAAGGAAGGCTGGATATGTGTGATTGCCCCTTTCCAAGATCCATGGCTTGTGTCAGATGTCATATAAGAACGGCAAGGAATCAACTCAAGTCTGAGTTGGGTCCAGCTTTCTCAAGTTTGGGTTTTGATAAGATGGGAGAAGAAGTTTCTAACTTGTTAACTCGTAACGAGCAGATGAGGTTTAATGCTCTTGAGCGACTGAATCCTTCGTCACTAGGAAAGACTTTTTGGGGCATTGTATCGAAGCATTTCAACTCAAAGAGCTTGACAGAATTGGTGAACTATTTCTTCAATGTTTACCTGCCGAGGCGAATGGGCAACCAGAGCAGATTGACTCCTTCAGAGGTTGAGAGTGATGACGATGATGAGGAGGAAGATGATGTTGAGGAACCCCAGGACGATGCAGACATGGGAAAATCTGTTGAGGCTTCAAGTTCTGGCTCTTCTCGAAG GTCTCAAAAGGCAAGGAGGTCGTGA
- the LOC109728318 gene encoding uncharacterized protein LOC109728318, translated as MVEKCTKLAGEEGVPGYTRLISGLMFPSDDGDRSWLKERLILMDSPSYSYVYKMESSNVGLDGSMNTLRLVDYGEGSTLVEWEFQIDPMEGADEETVVDYLGFVYRSCINRIERAIEQATNKE; from the coding sequence ATGGTAGAGAAGTGTACAAAACTAGCAGGCGAAGAAGGCGTTCCTGGATATACGCGCTTAATCTCCGGCCTTATGTTCCCCAGCGACGACGGGGACAGGTCATGGCTCAAAGAGAGGTTGATTTTGATGGATAGCCCTTCATACAGTTATGTGTATAAGATGGAGTCGAGCAATGTGGGGCTTGATGGGTCTATGAACACCCTTAGGCTTGTGGATTATGGCGAAGGATCAACACTAGTGGAGTGGGAATTTCAAATTGATCCCATGGAGGGAGCAGATGAAGAAACAGTTGTAGACTATTTGGGCTTCGTTTATAGGTCTTGTATCAATAGAATTGAGAGGGCTATCGAGCAAGCCACCAACAAAGAATAG